In Botrytis cinerea B05.10 chromosome 6, complete sequence, the following proteins share a genomic window:
- the Bctho2 gene encoding Bctho2, whose product MAPAGKRKRNDRNSVDQATRATPTPGPMSPPARPSSASHTTPAQTPAQTPTPMNTNDMISPSWNPDPAPFDYVFLTDDQMSSWTTNGRQEVVEKGIQARQDEDTMDLATVFQEFIRATLDGRIDGADAGNCIKEILGPDTSPVDNVPGTLEPQALFLDSLSMMFELEDLKTPNTALRTFVFSTGISAMVMRQKLDATLLLNLGLTRDTFTRMGIRQATHLLYRQANYNLLREETEGYSKLVTELFTTSGSEPPSSEVVEDAFEKVKGLIGTFDLDVGRVLDITLDVFAAVLIKQFRFFIKFLRVSSWWPRSGEFDKIPRCGGLPPWALPSAPGWTSTDEEEEIATSQRLERDKLFWDRARDVGIEAFFELGGRQPVDAETKQRLLEEDDAKLDEDYQWIKATGTYPPSGNRTAAQLLGFKLRFYASAARDNEDVLPANLIYLTALLIKIGFISLKDLYPHLWPLDEDMEAVRDAKMKEIEEKEKASRGGTMNALMMAGALVDDTLPNGGRTRDVATTKSDASGKPTSEVDEKDKLNEPSDQKVQLLTCLLTIGAIPEALFILGRFPWLPEAYPELLDLIHRILNHSIQHVFDLSRPSTSAVPDCPSKKVLDPDQTGMPKGSIRLFALPPRKQLRWPFPDKFDTNDNNAYRFYWDEWADNVPVCQTVDDIFTLCGSLLNYSGVNIGKDASLLSKLARIGTQSLAEDRSTQNFDRWQDLLKRLLVPALSLTKANTSIVNEVYGMLRFYPLSVRYSIYAEWFEGQISRLPPMRAAFAKTKSETISTMKRISMTNLTVMARALAKIAYASPGIVFSVALGQIEAYTNLTEVVVECGKYFTDLGYDVLVWSLLSSLGGKDRNRNDAEFALLPSRWLLALSRFSGKVFRRYSIMNLIPLIQYVNDQLHRGNSTDLVILKELISQMSGIVPDTDFTDAQLAAMTGGELLRRQTLINLQDKRYESLKTAKRLMRGLTDTKLGGQLLLSIAQHRQSAIYNVSDDEAPIKLLATMIDDTQMILFQYLDLLRSNLSIEEFDDLVPGISELMKDFGLDPTLAFMIGRPSISHHVSKLLSSNVNGNSKSSPSLVESIATEVDAEGDVGMSGDDTNPAVKESIAANGTSTPHDDVQMSDVKGGDSPSETAATETDSLHDLLQPYIDTVEEVLPEGSWAFLTSEFYVVFWSSTLSDLAIPSHSYEAEISRLLKEQGDVMKDRSDMSRAGMAKKEETKKALAATRENLLAEFGKQVGAFSGKKSRLLKRKNLWFSNVKGDLVSDSFLERCLFPRLLLSPSDADFSFRMIKFLHENGTPNFRTLSLYSRLFRSNRLRSMIFTSTVREAENLGRFLRLVLTDLARWHGDQGVYEKEAWGASKNLPGFAKAIDADGSVKGLLEHDGDRGFKNILYSWHQKLNVALRECFDGTEWMHVRNAMTILKSVVDVFPAVNFMGNSFVKQLETIVAREKGAREDLSLAGNAILVQLKKKSKSWVMVQAFGYSLEAPVQANNSPSLDASKQGPASKTTLKPTAPEFKPQSRANSMGASTPKNFTTEVEDGEVDDAKLASAAGNGNVLKEVPSDNSGVKDKASSTPGEGRKSEILLRRERILRENAARASAPNSAPANIPARPDLQRNMPANHNLPNRPDAPIPGRQMMDRHPARNDDRRDMRDPRVTELVRDRTRDRGRDFPPGDRRGMDTPPRDFRNNDRAPNNERERPRPDSNPRWNNESGRDTTDRASSNGYRTPDNGGRLSREAAISPPKASSTSDRGPAINPDRLALVNPDRQELINPERAALISSGNEPSRADSPRRPRDDTRERPSRQNSPPPRRHDSEKDHQHPRRDDRSNRNITIDSLNTSRGRADEVAPPPAGPRGERPADRVSDRVPPQDRSRDNPSFQQPQSLPRPVDPDHGRLNRSQVDPNFGRLNQQPDIPSGPRDRNRGNNRMANAPQGRRDGRSANAPALDIPRPPSPDKQPPTGPSGGRHPRRLGPSQIEPAASAHAAVPTTSAASTPTSGVHPDRLKHLGPQATQPPMQAPPAATAAPSGMHPDRVRSFGGQAPPANITPSHQDSARSRPTAPPLQTQVAPLGPKSQAQNSPISRMNGAPTGPASSNERPPRGARQPNLINNINRMLEETKHPQGQERRGRRQGGQPQTPISGPPTPILPPPPPPPPGPPPAQARDSGRDLINPARADLIGNPAPSSDDRDRGDRGGRGSRNDRSTRSRRTSPSDRNREQKRGGPPEDERSSRSEHRIRGGDRESRDSDRHSRGDPSASRDLLAGGGRGEREHRDRDSSRRDAHGGERDSQRDQHDGNAGGGNWPNAPDSRGADRGGDRRNQRSDRSDRSERDGRGMRDDGGSGRKRRSDQDSMREGGHDKRPRR is encoded by the exons ATGGCTCCAGCAGGGAAGCGAAAGAGGAATGATAGAAATTCCGTAGACCAGG CTACCAGAGCCACCCCAACACCAGGACCAATGTCTCCACCTGCCAGACCTTCGAGCGCTTCTCACACGACTCCAGCGCAAACTCCAGCGcaaactccaactccaatgAACACGAACGATATGATCAGTCCTAGCTGGAACCCCGACCCTGCTCCTTTCGATTACGTTTTCCTTACCGACGATCAGATGTCTTCATGGACAACAAACGGCCGACAAGAAGTGGTGGAAAAGGGCATCCAAGCTCGTCAGGATGAAGATACAATGGATTTGGCAACTgtatttcaagaattcatCCGTGCAACCCTCGATGGTCGCATTGATGGCGCTGATGCGGGCAATTGCATCAAAGAGATATTGGGACCAGACACATCGCCGGTAGACAACGTCCCTGGCACCCTGGAACCGCAAGCTCTGTTTCTTGACTCTCTATCTATGATGTTTGAATTAGAAGATCTCAAAACACCCAATACTGCGCTTCGCACGTTTGTTTTTTCCACAGGCATATCCGCCATGGTAATGCGACAAAAATTGGATGCCACTCTTTTGTTAAACCTCGGACTCACGAGAGACACCTTTACACGCATGGGAATTCGACAAGCTACTCATCTTCTTTATCGACAGGCAAACTACAATCTTTTGAGAGAGGAGACGGAAGGATATTCGAAATTAGTTACAGAGCTTTTCACAACCAGTGGGAGCGAACCCCCTTCCAGTGAGGTTGTTGAAGATGCCTTTGAGAAAGTGAAAGGCCTGATAGGAACTTTTGATCTCGATGTGGGAAGAGTACTCGATATCACGTTGGATGTATTTGCGGCTGTTCTAATCAAACAATTTCGCTTCTTTATAAAGTTTCTTCGTGTTAGCTCTTGGTGGCCGAGAAGCGGCGAATTCGACAAGATACCTCGATGTGGTGGTCTTCCGCCGTGGGCTTTACCCAGTGCTCCTGGTTGGACTTCAaccgatgaagaagaagaaattgctACGAGTCAACGATTGGAGCGCGATAAACTATTTTGGGATCGGGCTCGTGATGTTGGTATTGAAGCGTTTTTCGAGCTTGGAGGTCGCCAGCCTGTAGATGCAGAGACGAAACAACGACTTCTCGAAGAGGACGATGCAAAGCTTgatgaagattatcaatGGATCAAAGCAACAGGCACTTATCCACCTTCTGGAAATCGAACAGCAGCTCAGTTGCTTGGCTTTAAACTACGTTTTTACGCCTCGGCCGCTCGAGACAATGAAGATGTGCTGCCTGCAAATCTGATTTATTTGACCGCTTTGTTGATCAAGATTGGATTCATCTCCCTCAAGGATCTATACCCACACTTGTGGCCTCTAGACGAAGATATGGAAGCTGTTCGCGATGCTAAAATGAAGGAAAtcgaggagaaagaaaaggctaGTCGTGGAGGCACAATGAATGCATTGATGATGGCTGGGGCTTTGGTAGATGATACTTTACCGAACGGGGGACGAACTCGTGATGTCGCAACCACCAAGTCTGATGCATCTGGCAAACCGACAAGCGAGGTTGATGAAAAAGACAAGCTTAATGAACCCTCGGACCAAAAGGTGCAGCTTCTAACCTGTCTTCTGACGATCGGAGCAATCCCTGAAGCTTTATTCATTCTCGGGCGATTTCCTTGGCTGCCTGAAGCATACCCGGAACTTCTCGATTTGATACATCGTATCTTGAATCATTCTATTCAGCATGTTTTCGATCTAAGTCGACCATCTACTTCAGCAGTACCAGACTGCCCAAGTAAGAAGGTTCTAGATCCGGACCAAACTGGTATGCCCAAGGGCTCAATCCGCTTATTCGCATTGCCTCCCCGAAAACAATTGCGATGGCCTTTTCCAGATAAATTCGACACAAATGACAACAATGCATATAGATTCTACTGGGACGAGTGGGCAGATAATGTACCTGTCTGTCAGACCGTGGATGACATATTCACTCTTTGTGGCTCTTTACTTAATTATTCTGGTGTCAATATTGGTAAAGACGCTAGTTTACTGTCAAAGTTGGCCAGGATTGGCACACAAAGTCTTGCAGAGGATCGTTCAACGCAAAATTTCGACCGATGGCAAGATCTGCTCAAGCGGCTCCTTGTCCCAGCCTTGAGCTTAACTAAAGCGAACACAAGTATCGTCAATGAAGTGTACGGTATGCTTCGCTTTTATCCTCTATCCGTCAGATATTCCATCTATGCAGAGTGGTTTGAGGGCCAGATCTCTCGATTGCCACCAATGAGAGCTGCATTTGCCAAAACCAAATCTGAGACAATTAGTACCATGAAAAGAATTAGTATGACCAATCTTACTGTGATGGCACGAGCTCTAGCCAAAATTGCCTATGCATCACCGGGCATAGTATTTAGTGTTGCTCTGGGCCAGATCGAAGCATACACCAATCTTACGGAAGTTGTTGTGGAGTGTGGCAAGTACTTCACTGACTTAGGATACGACGTTCTCGTTTGGTCGTTATTGAGTTCACTAGGAGGAAAGGACAGGAATCGAAACGATGCCGAATTCGCACTTCTCCCAAGTAGATGGCTTCTAGCATTGTCAAGATTCTCTGGCAAAGTTTTTAGGCGATATTCTATAATGAATCTAATTCCCCTCATTCAGTATGTTAATGATCAACTTCACCGGGGAAATTCAACCGACTTGGTCATTCTTAAAGAGCTCATCTCTCAGATGTCTGGAATTGTGCCTGACACCGACTTTACCGATGCTCAACTCGCTGCCATGACTGGAGGCGAGCTTTTAAGGCGCCAGACATTAATCAACCTCCAAGATAAGCGTTACGAATCTCTGAAGACAGCAAAGCGACTTATGAGAGGCTTGACCGATACAAAGTTGGGTGGTCAACTTTTGCTGTCTATTGCACAGCACAGACAATCGGCCATCTACAATGTCTCGGATGACGAAGCGCCTATCAAACTGTTAGCTACGATGATTGATGACACTCAAATGATTCTTTTCCaatatcttgatcttcttcgcAGCAACCTCTCaattgaagagtttgatgatCTCGTTCCAGGAATTTCCGAGCTTATGAAAGACTTTGGCTTAGACCCAACACTTGCCTTCATGATCGGTCGTCCAAGTATTTCGCATCATGTTAGCAAGTTACTATCTTCAAATGTCAACGGAAATTCGAAGTCTTCACCATCATTAGTGGAATCTATAGCCACAGAGGTAGATGCAGAAGGTGATGTGGGTATGAGCGGCGATGATACAAACCCGGCGGTCAAGGAATCGATAGCAGCGAATGGAACATCTACTCCGCATGACGACGTTCAGATGTCAGATGTAAAGGGAGGAGATTCGCCATCGGAAACAGCAGCAACAGAAACGGATTCGCTTCATGATCTACTACAACCGTATATCGATACTGTCGAGGAAGTCTTGCCTGAAGGCTCTTGGGCATTTCTTACTTCTGAATTCTACGTTGTATTCTGGAGCTCTACATTAAGCGACCTGGCTATTCCTAGTCATAGCTACGAAGCCGAAATCTCCCGTTTGCTAAAAGAACAGGGTGATGTAATGAAGGACCGTTCAGACATGAGCAGGGCTGGAATggcaaaaaaagaagaaactaAAAAGGCTTTGGCAGCAACCAGGGAAAACTTGCTGGCAGAGTTTGGCAAACAAGTCGGGGCTTTCTCAGGGAAGAAGAGCCGTCTGCTAAAACGTAAAAACTTATGGTTTAGCAACGTGAAAGGCGATCTAGTTAGCGACTCCTTTCTTGAGAGATGCTTGTTTCCACGATTGCTGCTTTCTCCTAGCGATGCAGACTTCTCTTTCCGGATGATTAAGTTCTTACACGAGAACGGTACACCAAACTTTCGCACCCTTTCACTATATTCCAGGCTTTTCAGATCGAATCGCTTGCGGTCAATGATCTTTACATCTACGGTTCGTGAGGCGGAGAACTTGGGTCGTTTCTTGAGATTGGTCTTGACGGATCTGGCCCGCTGGCACGGTGACCAGGGAGTATACGAAAAAGAGGCGTGGGGAGCAAGCAAGAATCTTCCAGGTTTTGCTAAGGCTATTGACGCTGATGGGTCCGTAAAGGGCCTTCTTGAGCATGACGGTGATCGTGGTTTTAAAAACATTTTGTACTCGTGGCACCAAAAGTTGAATGTGGCACTGCGTGAATGTTTTGATGGAACGGAATGGATGCATGTTCGAAACGCTATGACTATTCTGAAATCCGTTGTCGATGTGTTCCCAGCGGTCAACTTCATGGGCAACAGTTTTGTGAAGCAGCTTGAGACAATTGTTGCCCGAGAGAAGGGTGCGAGGGAAGATCTTTCTCTTGCTGGTAATGCCATCTTGGTACAACTAAAGAAAAAGTCCAAGTCATGGGTGATGGTTCAAGCCTTTGGTTATAGCCTG GAGGCCCCTGTGCAAGCGAATAACAGCCCCTCACTAGATGCCTCCAAGCAAGGACCTGCTTCCAAAACAACTCTGAAGCCCACAGCTCCTGAGTTCAAACCCCAATCTAGAGCTAA CTCTATGGGAGCCTCTACCCCAAAGAACTTCACCACTGAGGTCGAAGACGGTGAAGTTGATGATGCAAAACTGGCTTCTGCAGCTGGTAATGGCAACGTGTTGAAGGAGGTACCGTCTGATAATTCTGGTGTCAAGGATAAAGCATCGTCGACGCCCGGTGAAGGAAGGAAGTCCGAGATATTACTAAGACGCGAAAGAATCTTGCGTGAAAATGCTGCTCGAGCTTCGGCTCCAAATTCAGCACCTGCTAACATACCAGCAAGACCTGACTTGCAGAGGAACATGCCAGCAAATCATAACCTACCCAATAGGCCTGATGCCCCCATCCCGGGTCGACAAATGATGGATCGTCATCCCGCTAGGAATGACGATAGACGAGACATGAGAGATCCTAGAGTTACAGAGCTGGTCCGGGATAGAACTAGGGATCGCGGCCGTGATTTTCCTCCAGGTGACAGGAGGGGTATGGATACCCCGCCAAGAGATTTCAGAAACAACGATCGTGCACCAAACAATGAACGTGAACGACCCCGACCAGATTCGAATCCGAGGTGGAACAATGAATCAGGAAGAGATACTACAGATCGGGCTTCATCTAATGGGTACCGTACTCCAGATAATGGTGGTCGCTTGTCTCGTGAAGCAGCAATTTCCCCACCGAAAGCATCGTCTACTTCGGATCGTGGCCCAGCAATCAATCCCGATAGATTAGCACTAGTAAACCCAGATAGGCAAGAGTTGATCAATCCTGAACGGGCCGCTCTGATATCAAGTGGTAATGAGCCATCTCGCGCCGATTCCCCTCGTCGACCTAGAGATGACACTAGAGAGCGCCCTTCGAGGCAAAATTCACCACCTCCAAGACGACATGATTCCGAAAAGgatcatcaacatccaaGGCGCGATGACAGATCGAATCGAAACATAACCATAGATTCACTAAATACTTCAAGAGGTCGTGCTGACGAAGttgcaccaccaccagctGGTCCAAGAGGAGAGAGGCCAGCTGATCGAGTGAGCGACCGAGTCCCTCCTCAAGATAGATCAAGGGATAATCCTTCCTTTCAACAACCCCAGTCTCTTCCCCGTCCTGTGGACCCCGATCATGGCAGACTAAATAGATCGCAAGTTGACCCTAACTTCGGTCGCTTGAATCAGCAACCAGATATCCCATCTGGGCCTCGTGACAGAAATCGTGGCAATAATAGGATGGCCAACGCACCGCAGGGACGACGTGATGGAAGGTCGGCCAATGCTCCTGCACTTGACATTCCTCGGCCACCAAGTCCAGATAAACAACCTCCCACAGGTCCTTCTGGTGGACGGCACCCGCGACGATTAGGCCCAAGTCAAATTGAACCAGCGGCGTCTGCACACGCTGCAGTACCTACAACGTCCGCCGCATCGACTCCAACATCAGGAGTACATCCAGATCGATTGAAGCACTTAGGTCCACAAGCCACTCAGCCACCTATGCAGGCACCACCAGCTGCCACTGCTGCTCCTAGCGGTATGCACCCAGATAGAGTAAGGAGCTTTGGCGGTCAAGCACCTCCGGCAAACATCACCCCTTCCCATCAAGATAGCGCGCGTTCAAGGCCAACTGCACCACCTCTTCAAACACAAGTTGCACCCCTCGGCCCCAAATCCCAGGCTCAAAACAGTCCTATTTCTCGAATGAATGGTGCACCAACTGGGCCTGCCTCATCAAATGAACGTCCACCACGCGGTGCAAGACAGCCAAATTTAATCAATAACATCAATCGTATGCTTGAAGAAACCAAGCATCCGCAAGGACAAGAACGTCGTGGAAGACGCCAAGGAGGTCAACCTCAAACTCCAATTTCTGGTCCCCCTACCCCGATTCTCCCgcctccaccacctcctcctccaggTCCGCCTCCCGCACAAGCTAGGGATTCTGGGAGAGACTTGATAAATCCTGCTCGTGCCGATCTAATTGGAAATCCCGCACCAAGCAGTGACGATCGCGATCGTGGTGATCGAGGAGGACGTGGTTCGAGGAATGATCGATCTACTCGTAGTCGTCGCACTTCACCTAGCGATCGGAATAGGGAACAGAAACGTGGTGGCCCTCCGGAAGATGAACGCTCATCAAGGAGTGAACACAGGATCCGCGGAGGCGATAGAGAGTCTAGAGATTCAGACAGACACTCGAGAGGAGATCCTTCTGCTAGCAGAGACTTGTTAGCTGGcggtggaagaggagaaagagagcaTCGCGATAGAGATAGTAGTCGTCGAGATGCGCATGGCGGAGAACGTGATTCTCAACGTGATCAGCATGATGGTAATGCTGGCGGTGGTAACTGGCCAAATGCTCCCGATAGCAGAGGAGCGGATAGGGGAGGAGACCGACGGAACCAACGATCGGATAGATCTGATAGAAGTGAACGTGACGGACGAGGTATGCGGGACGATGGAGGCAGTGgcaggaagagaagaagtgaTCAAGATAGCATGAGGGAAGGTGGTCATGATAAAAGACCAAGGAGATAG